A window from Cydia strobilella chromosome 9, ilCydStro3.1, whole genome shotgun sequence encodes these proteins:
- the LOC134744060 gene encoding phenoloxidase-activating enzyme-like produces MILRLLLCFVCLAGFSGAIITKESCIKCVPVKHCLVFGNLTKAEQKRWTAEFSCTLPKLGVEADFGLVPYAKEQYICCPHTNAVNFANNRRTVSHAPQISTKHPRSVDKYDSTTNPVEYEMQRQTENVWMNQDQQNDNEKEYDSQRMPFWQQGPFDTGFSNRPNRPMQSMFGSSPFQNPYFMGKPRTQPGQRGPNGRTGGSGQSSGGFGQSSGGFGQNSGGFGQHSGRFGQNSRVFEQSSGGNGQCSALTSFPPEPNKGCCGRDVSDADRIIGGKTTEIDQFPWTVLLNSKFTNGRTTTEFSCGGSLISARYVLTAAHCLYDETSRLSDVEIYLAEYDKRTFPRDCMISPGEGRRCIENIAMRAEDVVLHPQYDDARLQNDIALIRLRGTAPYTDYIRPICLPQINVDSPDFSNLPLSVAGWGRNGRYRSDVKQSTVVNLVPQGECKRHYPHLTRRHLCAAGHTGEDTCKGDSGGPLMMLHRGKYFVAGIVSGKRADSPCGSQVPSLYTNVYNYLDWIRANIRN; encoded by the exons ATGATACTGagattattattgtgttttgtgTGTTTGGCTGGTTTTAGTGGGGCGATAATAACAAAAG aaagCTGTATAAAATGCGTTCCCGTCAAACACTGCCTGGTATTCGGGAACCTGACCAAGGCAGAACAAAAGCGGTGGACGGCTGAGTTCTCTTGCACCCTTCCTAAGCTGGGTGTTGAGGCTGACTTCGGGTTGGTGCCTTATGCTAAAGAACAATAT ATATGCTGCCCTCACACGAACGCCGTTAACTTCGCTAATAACCGTAGAACAGTAAGCCATGCTCCGCAAATCAGTACAAAACATCCTAGATCTGTTGACAAATACGATTCAACGACAAACCCCGTCGAATATGAAATGCAAAGACAGACAGAGAATGTATGGATGAATCAAGACCAACAAAATGATAATGAGAAAGAATACGACAGTCAACGCATGCCATTTTGGCAGCAAGGGCCGTTTGATACAGGTTTTTCTAATAGACCGAACAGGCCTATGCAGAGCATGTTTGGTAGCAGTCCGTTTCAAAACCCTTATTTTATGGGTAAACCCAGGACGCAACCTGGTCAGAGAGGGCCGAATGGGCGCACAGGCGGATCCGGCCAGAGTTCGGGCGGATTCGGACAAAGTTCGGGTGGATTCGGGCAGAATTCGGGTGGATTCGGACAACATTCTGGTAGATTCGGGCAAAATTCGCGTGTATTCGAACAAAGCTCGGGTGGAAATGGGCAATGCTCGGCTTTGACAAGTTTTCCACCGGAGCCGAATAAGGGCTGCTGCGGACGGGATGTGTCTGATGCTGACAGGATCATAG GTGGAAAAACAACGGAGATCGACCAATTCCCGTGGACGGTGTTACTCAACTCAAAATTCACAAACGGAAGAACAACGACCGAGTTTAGTTGCGGCGGATCCTTAATCAGCGCACGCTATGTACTCACCGCCGCTCATTGTCTGTACGACGAAACCTCCCGATTGTCCGA CGTCGAAATATACCTAGCGGAATACGACAAACGCACGTTCCCTCGCGACTGCATGATCAGCCCTGGTGAAGGTCGGAGGTGCATCGAGAACATAGCCATGCGAGCTGAAGATGTAGTGTTACACCCTCAGTATGACGACGCAAGGTTGCAGAACGATATAGCCTTGATACGGCTAAGAGGAACTGCTCCATACACAG ATTACATTCGCCCAATCTGCCTGCCTCAAATCAACGTCGACAGCCCCGACTTCTCCAACCTCCCCCTCTCCGTGGCCGGCTGGGGCCGGAACGGCCGCTACCGATCCGACGTCAAGCAATCCACCGTTGTCAACTTAGTCCCACAAGGAGAGTGTAAGAGGCACTATCCACATCTGACGCGCCGCCATCTTTGTGCGGCCGGACACACGGGGGAGGACACGTGCAAGGGGGACTCGGGAGGGCCTCTGATGATGTTGCATAGAGGGAAGTACTTCGTCGCGGGGATCGTGAGCGGCAAGAGGGCGGACTCGCCTTGCGGCTCGCAGGTGCCGTCTCTTTACACtaatgtttataattatttgGATTGGATTAGAGCTAACATCCGGAATTAG